GAGTTCTTGCGGGGTTTCACGATACGGGTGGAAGATCTTTTCTCATCATTCATCTAAGGCTTCCCGAAGAACTCCTTTTTGCCAGGATCGTGGCAGGGGGCCTGCCTCCCTTCCTTGAGGGTGAGGGAGGAATCGAGGGGGCACGGGAACGCTTCCATCTCCTCTGCCTCAGGAGGGAGAAGGTCTATTGCAGGTATGCCGATCTCGTTTTTGACCTGGAAGATCGTTCGAGAAAGGAAAACAGTCAGATTATCATCAGGGGGGTGGATACCTTCCTTTCTGGTAAAAAGGAGTAGACAATGGCGGGAAACAGCTTCGGAACTCGTTTTCGTATTACAAGCTTCGGGGAGTCGCACGGAAAGGGAATCGGCGTCGTGGTCGACGGAATGCCTCCGGGCATAGAGATCGCCCCGGCCGCAATCCAGTTTCAACTCGACCGGCGAAAACCGGGCCAGTCTCAGGTGACCACCCCAAGAAAAGAGAATGACCAGGTGGAGATCCTCAGCGGGGTCTTTAAGGGGAAGAGTACCGGCACCCCCATTGCCATGTTCATCGCCAACAGAAATCAAAAAAGCGGAGACTACGATCAGTACCGGGACATCTACAGGCCTGGACATGCGGATTTCGGCTACGACAAGAAATATGGCATCAGGGACCATAGAGGCGGCGGCAGGAGTTCCGGAAGAGAAACTGCAGCCAGGGTTGCCGCAGGAGCACTTGCCCGGCTGCTTCTTGAAGCCCGGGGTATCAGGGTCCAGGCATGGACCCTTGAGGCCGCAGGCATTAGGTGTGAAACCTGCGATCCTTCCGTCGTAGAAAAAAACCCGATGAGGGCGTGTGATCCTACTGCCGCCGAAAAGATGTTGACAGCCGTAACCGCTCTTGCAGAAAAAGGCAACAGCGCAGGGGGTATTGTGGAGTGTACCATAAGCGGAGTACCTGCCGGTATCGGCGATCCGGTATTCGATAAGTTGGATGCACGGCTCGCCGGAGCGGTGATCTCCATCGGGGCAGTAAAGGGAATAGAATTCGGTGTCGGTTTTGCGGCGGCACGCATGGCCGGGAAAGCGGACAACGATGAAATGGACGGGAAGGGCTTCTTAAGCAACAATGCAGGCGGAATTCTCGGCGGCATATCGACGGGAGAGCCCATCATCTTCCGTCTGGCGGTAAAGCCTACCCCAAGCATCTCTTTACCACAAAAAACCATCGACTCCGACGGCAGAGAACAGATCATCGAGGTAAGGGGTCGCCACGATCCCTGCATCTGCCCCAGGATCGTTCCGGTGGTAGAAGCCATGGCAGCCCTTACCCTTGTTGATTTTTTACTGGCCGCAGACAAGACTATAGGGTAAGAATCATATGAGGAGAGTTTCATGGATAAGCGCGGAAGGCAAAAACGCTGCAAAAAACTTTTGGTATTGATCCTGTTTACGCTCATGGCCGGCCGCCTCTGGTCCGGTCCGTTCTGGATAGACCTGGAAAGTGGTGGGGCCTTTACCGGCTACAACGATGTGCAGATCCCCTCCGATACGGGTACCCGATTCTCCCTGGCAGATGATCTTGATCCCGATGCTGTTTGGTTCTTCCGCCTCCGCCTCGGCGCCGACTTCGGCCGCCATAGTGTTTCCTTTCTTTATGCTCCCTTGCGTATCACCAGCAACGGAAGTGTGAATAAAGACATTACCTTCCGGGATACGCTATTTCCTGCAGGAACGAACCTCGAAGGAACCTATATTTTCAACTCCTACCGTCTGACCTGGAGCTATGCTCTCATTGATGAGCGCCGCTTTCGCTTTGAAGCCGGGATCACCGGAAAAATACGGGACGCTTCAATCGAGTTGAAGAGCGAAAGCGACGAGGAAATTCGCAAAAATCTCGGTTTTGTCCCGCTTATTCATCTCGATGCCCGATGGAACATTGCCGAACGCTACAGCTTTGTCATCTCCGGCGACGGCCTTGCGGCACCCCAGGGGCGCGCAGAAGATTTCATGGCCGCCCTCCTCTACCGTCCGGAACCCGATATCGAATTACGCCTTGGTTATAGGATACTCGAAGGGGGCTCCGACGGCGGCGGGGAAGTATACACCTTTGGAATGTTTCATTACATCCTGGCGGGCATACGCTATAGGCTGTAGGGGAATTACGCCTCTACCTCAGGCCCTGTTCCGTAGTTTTCCACGATAAAGTCGATGTCCTTATCCCCTCGTCCCGAAAGGTTGACCAGGATGGATTTGCGAGGCTCCTGTCTGGCAAGCTTCATGGCAAAGGCAACGGCATGGGCACTTTCCAGAGCGGGAATGATCCCCTCCTTGCGGCTGAGTGTAT
The sequence above is drawn from the Sediminispirochaeta bajacaliforniensis DSM 16054 genome and encodes:
- a CDS encoding shikimate kinase, which encodes MQSGKELPSILITGMKHSGKSCHGEALAKHLTLPFTDLDRLVMKRYWAAGGKESSIRQLYRNEGKQCFMALEAEAARALKQDERAMVVSTGGGIADNDGVLAGFHDTGGRSFLIIHLRLPEELLFARIVAGGLPPFLEGEGGIEGARERFHLLCLRREKVYCRYADLVFDLEDRSRKENSQIIIRGVDTFLSGKKE
- the aroC gene encoding chorismate synthase — translated: MAGNSFGTRFRITSFGESHGKGIGVVVDGMPPGIEIAPAAIQFQLDRRKPGQSQVTTPRKENDQVEILSGVFKGKSTGTPIAMFIANRNQKSGDYDQYRDIYRPGHADFGYDKKYGIRDHRGGGRSSGRETAARVAAGALARLLLEARGIRVQAWTLEAAGIRCETCDPSVVEKNPMRACDPTAAEKMLTAVTALAEKGNSAGGIVECTISGVPAGIGDPVFDKLDARLAGAVISIGAVKGIEFGVGFAAARMAGKADNDEMDGKGFLSNNAGGILGGISTGEPIIFRLAVKPTPSISLPQKTIDSDGREQIIEVRGRHDPCICPRIVPVVEAMAALTLVDFLLAADKTIG